A single Pirellulaceae bacterium DNA region contains:
- the trxA gene encoding thioredoxin — protein MGQHTIELTDGNFSAEVLQSTTPVLVDFWAPWCGPCRQIAPLIDQLAQQFAGKVKVGKLNIDENPQATSQYGIQSIPTLIMFRGGNVAEQFVGAPPKAKLEQVLNDSVSA, from the coding sequence ATGGGCCAGCATACAATTGAGCTTACCGATGGCAATTTTTCCGCCGAGGTTTTGCAGTCCACTACACCCGTATTGGTGGATTTTTGGGCACCCTGGTGCGGACCTTGCCGTCAGATCGCTCCGCTGATCGACCAACTGGCGCAACAATTTGCCGGTAAGGTCAAAGTGGGCAAGCTAAATATCGACGAAAACCCGCAGGCAACCAGTCAGTATGGGATTCAGAGCATTCCGACATTGATCATGTTTCGTGGCGGGAATGTTGCCGAGCAGTTTGTGGGAGCCCCGCCTAAGGCAAAGCTTGAGCAAGTTCTAAACGACAGCGTTTCGGCCTAG